A window of the Terriglobia bacterium genome harbors these coding sequences:
- a CDS encoding polysaccharide biosynthesis protein: MSRLERAAASRIQAIVDSLPRSVFSHTTQFTLDAAVCATSLYLAYQLRFDSAVPAGHRSVMWAWMLVLPVIRPALMWALGGYDRIWRYFNMHDGIVLAVTAMPPTIFLALIRYSLWRSLWVAQVPVSVITIEYLMFVGLAAGMRALRRLSFEAARGGGPRLRALIVGTEDSLPAALRHITAHPEISVVGLLAPDSKLHGLRIGGSWVLDEPAALGRLLAGGAVDLVMIADAGLHSIGDMVATATEFGVDVRLLPSAANVLKGDVRVSASPRPEDVLQDRSVLAEPHPNVVDAFRSRVVLITGAGGSIGAELARQVAGLPVASIILLDQDENSIFEIHGELKGRVDLKAQLFPLVGDIRDRVRLQRIFERYRPHVVLHAAAYKHVPVMEENCCEAVLNNVFGTREVAETAIGYHAERFLMISTDKAVQPTSIMGATKRVAELLVKSHATRIGRRRGDTRMACVRFGNVVGSRGSVVPIFLRQIAAGQPLTITDPEMTRYFMTIPEAVQLVLQAATLGSNGEIYMLDMGDPVKITALARKLVEMSGLRPDKDVEIRFVGARPGEKLSEKLWADEASVISTEFPRVMAIEARQAPGAFEEALERLEASAIAHDEKSVRALLEAMPIGFRKPAKAATV; encoded by the coding sequence ATGTCCCGTCTGGAGCGGGCGGCAGCTTCCCGAATCCAGGCCATAGTCGATTCGCTTCCGCGCAGCGTCTTCAGCCACACTACCCAATTCACGCTCGACGCCGCCGTCTGCGCTACATCCCTGTACCTGGCCTACCAATTACGCTTCGACAGTGCGGTCCCAGCAGGTCACCGCAGCGTGATGTGGGCGTGGATGCTGGTCCTGCCGGTGATCCGGCCCGCTCTGATGTGGGCGCTGGGCGGATACGACCGAATCTGGCGCTACTTCAATATGCACGACGGCATCGTTCTGGCGGTGACGGCCATGCCGCCGACCATATTCCTGGCCCTGATCCGCTACAGCCTTTGGCGGTCGCTCTGGGTGGCGCAGGTGCCGGTGAGCGTGATCACCATCGAGTACCTGATGTTCGTCGGACTGGCCGCGGGGATGCGGGCCTTGCGGCGGCTAAGCTTCGAGGCTGCACGCGGTGGCGGGCCGCGTCTGAGGGCCCTGATCGTCGGAACCGAGGACTCGCTTCCGGCGGCGCTGCGCCACATCACGGCCCACCCTGAGATCTCGGTGGTCGGCCTGCTTGCCCCCGACTCCAAGCTGCATGGGCTGCGGATCGGCGGCTCTTGGGTGCTCGACGAACCCGCCGCGCTGGGGCGTCTGCTCGCCGGCGGCGCGGTCGACTTGGTGATGATCGCCGATGCCGGCCTCCATTCCATCGGCGACATGGTGGCCACCGCCACCGAGTTCGGGGTCGATGTGCGCCTGCTGCCCTCCGCCGCCAATGTGCTGAAGGGCGACGTGCGCGTCTCCGCTTCGCCCCGTCCGGAAGACGTTCTCCAGGACCGCAGCGTTCTCGCCGAGCCTCATCCCAACGTGGTGGACGCCTTCCGCAGCCGCGTCGTGCTCATCACCGGCGCCGGGGGATCGATCGGGGCGGAGCTGGCGCGGCAGGTGGCCGGCCTGCCCGTGGCCTCTATCATCCTGCTCGACCAGGACGAGAACTCGATCTTCGAGATCCACGGCGAACTGAAGGGGCGCGTGGACCTCAAGGCGCAGTTGTTCCCGCTGGTCGGTGACATCCGCGATCGCGTCCGCTTGCAGCGCATCTTCGAACGGTACCGCCCGCACGTGGTGCTGCACGCCGCGGCGTACAAGCACGTCCCGGTGATGGAGGAGAACTGCTGCGAAGCGGTGCTGAACAATGTCTTCGGCACGCGCGAGGTGGCCGAGACCGCCATCGGCTACCACGCCGAGCGCTTCCTCATGATCTCCACAGACAAGGCGGTGCAACCCACCAGCATCATGGGGGCCACCAAGCGCGTGGCCGAGCTGCTGGTGAAGTCGCACGCCACCCGGATCGGCCGGCGCCGCGGCGACACCCGCATGGCCTGCGTGCGCTTTGGCAACGTGGTCGGCAGCCGCGGCAGCGTGGTTCCCATCTTCCTTCGCCAGATCGCCGCCGGCCAGCCGCTCACCATCACCGACCCGGAGATGACGCGCTACTTCATGACCATCCCCGAGGCCGTGCAACTGGTGCTTCAGGCCGCAACCTTGGGCTCCAACGGCGAGATTTATATGCTGGATATGGGCGACCCGGTGAAGATCACAGCCCTGGCGCGCAAGTTGGTGGAGATGTCGGGTCTGCGCCCGGACAAAGACGTCGAGATCCGCTTCGTTGGCGCGCGGCCGGGGGAAAAGCTTTCCGAAAAGCTGTGGGCGGATGAAGCGAGCGTGATCTCGACCGAATTCCCGCGCGTCATGGCCATCGAAGCGCGTCAGGCGCCGGGGGCCTTCGAGGAAGCTCTGGAGCGGCTGGAAGCCTCGGCGATCGCGCACGACGAGAAAAGCGTCCGCGCTCTGCTGGAGGCCATGCCCATCGGCTTCCGCAAACCGGCGAAGGCCGCCACCGTTTAG
- a CDS encoding FecR domain-containing protein, translating into MPRHKVSGVQISWTVITYRSVAIIIVAVAVIAFCIAFITFPEPTKGAVHSANGYFTMFMEKVGLKIAENVRTPAGPKQAHFTAIDGTVRVKKVNSNTWVNGDYSLPLEKGDVVQTASEGMAKVVFADGTNYTVKQDSLIVIEDNSTNAAQQTSVAVQVTTGTVDLTTATYSQGSKSAVIVAGATATLAPESTAQVRNDPRADQLEILVKKGSGEVRRGDEVVRLTDFEKVEFKAESPKMEKTKEIGPPTLIAPANMMPIFVTPGGAKPVAFSWTPVPNTRGYHLRVSRNPFFSSLVFDKRVTNTDAQVSGMSEGAYYWSVQSVDDQGKDSVESEKNRFTIIPKGAQDVALALELDTFVQHGHVIEVRGKTEPSARVMVNGEEVPFIATDGTFHYFTPPMPNGENVITITAQNSKGGVNTQQKKIVIQ; encoded by the coding sequence GTGCCGCGACACAAAGTATCCGGCGTTCAAATCTCGTGGACGGTCATTACCTATCGCTCGGTCGCAATCATAATCGTGGCCGTTGCGGTGATCGCCTTCTGCATCGCCTTCATCACCTTTCCGGAGCCCACCAAGGGGGCGGTGCATAGCGCCAATGGATACTTCACCATGTTCATGGAGAAGGTCGGGCTGAAGATCGCGGAGAACGTCAGGACCCCTGCCGGCCCGAAGCAAGCGCATTTCACGGCCATCGACGGCACCGTCCGGGTGAAAAAGGTGAACAGCAATACCTGGGTGAACGGCGACTACAGCTTGCCCCTGGAGAAGGGTGACGTGGTGCAGACCGCCTCCGAGGGCATGGCCAAGGTGGTTTTCGCGGATGGCACCAATTACACCGTCAAGCAGGATTCGCTGATCGTCATCGAGGACAACTCGACCAACGCGGCACAGCAGACCAGTGTGGCCGTGCAGGTGACGACGGGCACGGTGGATCTGACCACCGCCACCTATTCGCAAGGATCGAAGTCGGCGGTGATCGTGGCCGGAGCCACCGCCACCCTGGCGCCGGAATCGACCGCCCAGGTCCGCAATGACCCGCGCGCCGACCAGCTCGAGATCCTGGTCAAGAAGGGCAGTGGCGAAGTGAGGCGCGGCGACGAAGTGGTACGCCTGACCGATTTCGAGAAGGTCGAGTTCAAAGCCGAGTCGCCGAAGATGGAGAAGACCAAGGAGATCGGCCCGCCGACCCTGATCGCCCCGGCCAACATGATGCCCATCTTCGTCACCCCGGGCGGCGCCAAGCCCGTGGCTTTTTCCTGGACCCCGGTCCCGAACACGCGCGGGTACCACCTGCGGGTGTCGCGCAACCCCTTCTTCTCGTCGCTGGTGTTCGACAAACGCGTCACCAACACCGACGCGCAGGTTTCGGGAATGTCGGAAGGCGCGTACTACTGGAGCGTGCAGTCGGTGGACGACCAGGGCAAGGACTCGGTGGAAAGCGAGAAGAACCGCTTCACCATCATTCCCAAGGGAGCACAGGATGTCGCCCTGGCGCTGGAACTGGACACGTTCGTGCAGCACGGGCATGTGATCGAGGTGCGGGGCAAGACCGAGCCCAGCGCCCGCGTCATGGTCAACGGTGAGGAGGTCCCGTTCATCGCTACGGATGGCACCTTCCACTACTTCACACCGCCGATGCCCAACGGGGAGAACGTGATCACCATCACCGCGCAGAACTCCAAGGGCGGCGTGAACACGCAGCAGAAGAAGATCGTCATCCAGTAG
- a CDS encoding rod shape-determining protein, with translation MFSSDLAIDLGTANTLVYAKGKGIVVNEPSIVAINKNTGEVEAVGKEAKEMLGRTPGNIVAIKPMKDGVIADFKVTEKMLNYFIQKAHNRKMLVHPRIVIGVPSEITQVEKRAVMDSAYRAKASEVHLVEQAMVAAIGAGLPITEPSGNMVVDIGGGTTDIAVISLSGIVYSRSVRMAGNQMDEAIMNYLKRKYNLLIGERTAEQIKIEIGSAYPLDKPLTMEIKGRNLIEGVPKTITVDDSEIREALSECVSTIMNAIRVALERTPPELSADISDRGIVLTGGGALLKNLDKRIREETGLPVSIADDPLASVVLGTGKMLSDFKLLRKISIE, from the coding sequence ATGTTTTCCAGCGATCTGGCCATCGACCTGGGCACAGCGAACACCCTGGTCTATGCCAAGGGGAAGGGCATCGTCGTCAACGAGCCTTCGATCGTCGCCATCAACAAGAACACGGGCGAGGTGGAGGCGGTGGGCAAAGAGGCCAAGGAGATGCTGGGGCGCACGCCGGGCAACATCGTGGCCATCAAGCCCATGAAGGACGGGGTAATCGCCGACTTCAAGGTCACCGAGAAGATGCTGAACTATTTCATCCAGAAGGCGCACAACCGCAAGATGCTGGTGCACCCGCGCATCGTCATCGGGGTGCCTTCGGAGATCACGCAGGTGGAGAAGCGAGCGGTCATGGACTCCGCCTACCGCGCCAAGGCGAGCGAGGTCCACCTCGTCGAGCAGGCGATGGTGGCCGCCATCGGAGCTGGACTGCCGATCACCGAGCCCAGCGGCAACATGGTGGTGGACATCGGCGGCGGCACCACCGACATCGCCGTCATTTCTCTCAGCGGCATTGTGTACTCGCGCTCCGTCCGTATGGCCGGCAACCAGATGGACGAAGCGATCATGAATTACCTCAAGCGCAAGTACAACCTGCTGATCGGCGAGCGCACCGCGGAGCAGATTAAGATCGAGATCGGCAGCGCCTACCCCCTGGACAAGCCGCTCACCATGGAGATCAAGGGCCGCAACCTCATTGAGGGCGTGCCCAAGACCATCACCGTCGATGACAGCGAGATCCGCGAAGCGCTCAGCGAATGCGTCAGCACCATCATGAACGCCATCCGCGTGGCCCTGGAACGTACGCCGCCCGAGCTCTCGGCCGACATCAGCGATCGCGGCATCGTGCTCACCGGCGGGGGCGCGTTGCTGAAGAACCTGGATAAGCGCATCCGCGAGGAGACCGGACTGCCGGTTTCGATCGCCGACGATCCGCTGGCCAGCGTGGTGTTAGGCACGGGCAAGATGCTGAGCGATTTCAAGCTGCTGCGGAAGATCTCGATCGAGTAG
- the mreC gene encoding rod shape-determining protein MreC, translating to MENVLTRYRNTTILVAVLFAQIIGLAVQVKRPTEAGPMRLIRYWVVSAITPLERAVVSTGHGFRSLWSDYLYLRGVRLENRALKEQIDRMRIEEVRLKQDADQARRLQALLAFKEQFISQTVAAQVIGSSGSELSRVLYIDKGSADGIQSDMAVITPDGIIGKVLRVYHNSSQVLEISDQSSGVGAILEKSRLQGILKGAGSGEVSLQYVMSDEKVEPGERVLTSGGDRIFPKGLPIGTVTAATPGRDLFLSIRVQPAANLGRLEEVLVITKIVEKEPEAPEPSGPVRAADILAQRLPTVQKKEEPAAATTTAASQNTAAAAKPRIESPKPVPPPQAVPQNNEGTPR from the coding sequence ATGGAGAACGTTTTAACCCGGTACCGCAACACGACCATCCTGGTCGCGGTCCTCTTCGCGCAGATCATCGGCTTGGCGGTACAGGTCAAGCGTCCCACCGAGGCCGGTCCGATGCGGCTGATCCGCTACTGGGTGGTGAGCGCCATCACTCCTCTGGAACGTGCCGTGGTCAGCACCGGGCACGGCTTCCGGAGCCTGTGGAGCGACTACCTTTACCTGCGAGGCGTGCGTTTGGAGAACCGCGCCCTCAAGGAACAGATCGACCGCATGCGCATCGAGGAGGTGCGCCTCAAGCAGGACGCCGACCAGGCCCGGCGGCTGCAGGCGCTGCTCGCGTTCAAGGAACAATTCATCTCGCAGACGGTGGCGGCGCAAGTGATCGGCTCCAGCGGCAGCGAGCTTTCGCGCGTGCTGTACATCGACAAGGGTTCGGCCGACGGCATCCAGTCCGACATGGCGGTCATCACTCCCGACGGCATCATCGGCAAGGTGCTGCGCGTCTACCACAACTCCTCGCAGGTGCTGGAGATCAGCGACCAGTCGAGCGGCGTGGGCGCCATCCTCGAGAAGTCCCGTCTGCAGGGGATCCTGAAGGGGGCCGGCTCGGGGGAAGTCTCGCTGCAATACGTGATGAGCGACGAGAAAGTCGAGCCCGGTGAGCGCGTGCTGACCAGCGGCGGCGATCGCATCTTCCCCAAAGGCCTGCCCATCGGCACCGTGACCGCCGCGACTCCGGGGCGCGACCTGTTCCTCAGCATTCGCGTGCAGCCGGCGGCCAACCTCGGCAGACTGGAGGAGGTGCTGGTCATCACCAAGATCGTGGAGAAGGAACCGGAAGCGCCGGAGCCCTCGGGTCCGGTGCGCGCCGCCGATATCCTGGCCCAGCGCCTGCCCACGGTGCAGAAGAAGGAAGAACCGGCGGCTGCCACGACCACGGCGGCCTCGCAGAACACGGCGGCCGCCGCCAAGCCCAGGATCGAATCGCCGAAACCCGTGCCGCCGCCGCAAGCCGTGCCCCAGAACAACGAGGGGACACCGCGGTGA
- the mreD gene encoding rod shape-determining protein MreD: MNVAITYTSREEIEVYRFSLVATVLIPLLAILAQVFLPVKLRFFSVFDLPLLVTLFFAVARRSQVSGLMTGAIIGLLQDALTHQPLGLYGIAKTVVGYAASSLGVKIDVENPGSRLLIGFGFYWVHQAVYFLVARNIGGLSLEWRWLHTFGAALANGLFAIVMFAILDRYKQRA, translated from the coding sequence GTGAACGTGGCCATCACCTACACCTCCCGAGAAGAGATCGAGGTCTATCGCTTCAGCCTGGTTGCGACCGTGCTGATTCCCCTGCTGGCCATCCTGGCCCAGGTTTTTCTCCCGGTGAAGTTGCGCTTCTTTTCGGTCTTCGACCTGCCCCTTCTGGTGACGCTGTTCTTCGCTGTGGCGCGGCGCAGCCAGGTCAGCGGGCTGATGACCGGCGCCATCATCGGCCTGCTCCAGGACGCCTTGACCCACCAGCCCCTAGGGCTCTACGGCATCGCGAAGACAGTTGTTGGATATGCCGCGTCGTCACTCGGGGTTAAAATCGACGTGGAGAATCCGGGGTCGAGGCTATTGATCGGTTTCGGGTTCTACTGGGTGCATCAGGCGGTGTATTTCCTGGTGGCGCGCAACATCGGAGGCCTCAGCCTGGAGTGGCGCTGGTTGCATACATTCGGCGCGGCGCTGGCCAACGGACTGTTCGCCATCGTAATGTTCGCCATTTTGGACCGCTACAAGCAGCGCGCGTGA
- the mrdA gene encoding penicillin-binding protein 2 has translation MFNRDERIPLGKLTFVQYVILAIFLALGFRLARLEVGDSERYSTLAERNRVRTIPILAPRGKILDREGRIIVDNYPSFSALLLRDQLKDINADLEKISAGLHMPLPEIRERLKKFAYAPQYQPIVLKDDITPAELAFIESHRNELPELETIMVHRRLYPRNGFMAHVIGYVGEVSEEMLNQPAYELYAPGDVVGRSGIEQAYNDILMGKDGSRRALVNSRGKEVGRLSETPAVPGRQLKLTIDLDLQIAAEETLGASAKNGAIVAMDPHTGEVLAMVSRPTFDPNDFAVRITKDEWNRLITDEGKPLMNKATQAQLAPGSTFKIIMAFAGLQEGIAQTLKINCAGGAVFYGRFFNCWVKAEHRVHGAVEIQKAIFQSCDVFFYTLAERLGIGRIAQHATELGLGKRTGIDLPQEVSGVMPSEEWKIRNFKQKWYAGETISVGIGQGAVAVTPVQLMRAVGGIAMGGELKRPHVANPTDLPPGFKQIGSDQPDTVKVQFDPQNWETITDAMALVTQPGGTAAASHLQGVDFAGKTGSAQTMSNAAAQRLGHSRSVNDTGWFVGFEPRRNPNIIVVVLMEEGQHGSLAAHLAASVIKAFVDKQNKRNVKMARNGGAVEVAGFWNQPTDEGEDGLQAARFPVKLGGSTKTVKSAPGLEDAAGAVADRARRFQLDKPAAFVAGGRR, from the coding sequence ATGTTCAATCGCGACGAACGAATCCCGCTCGGAAAACTGACCTTCGTTCAGTATGTCATCCTGGCCATCTTTCTGGCCCTGGGGTTCCGCCTGGCGCGTCTCGAGGTCGGCGACAGTGAGAGGTACTCGACTCTGGCGGAGCGCAACCGCGTTCGCACCATCCCCATCCTCGCTCCGCGCGGCAAGATCCTGGATCGCGAGGGCCGCATCATCGTCGATAACTATCCCTCGTTCTCCGCGCTGCTGCTGCGCGACCAGCTGAAGGACATCAACGCCGACCTGGAGAAGATCTCTGCCGGCCTGCACATGCCGTTGCCGGAGATCAGGGAGCGGCTGAAAAAGTTCGCCTACGCGCCGCAATACCAGCCCATCGTTCTCAAGGACGACATCACGCCGGCGGAGCTGGCCTTCATCGAGTCGCACCGCAACGAACTGCCCGAGCTGGAGACCATCATGGTGCACCGCCGCCTGTATCCCAGGAACGGCTTCATGGCGCACGTGATCGGGTACGTGGGGGAAGTCAGCGAGGAGATGCTGAACCAGCCGGCCTATGAGCTGTATGCACCCGGCGACGTCGTGGGCCGGTCGGGCATCGAGCAGGCCTACAACGACATCCTGATGGGCAAAGACGGCTCGCGCCGCGCCCTGGTGAACAGCCGTGGCAAGGAAGTGGGCCGCCTCAGCGAGACCCCTGCGGTCCCGGGCAGGCAGCTCAAGCTCACCATCGACCTCGACCTGCAGATCGCGGCCGAGGAGACTCTGGGTGCCAGCGCCAAGAACGGCGCCATCGTCGCCATGGATCCTCACACCGGGGAAGTGCTGGCCATGGTAAGCCGGCCCACTTTTGATCCCAACGACTTCGCCGTGCGCATCACCAAGGACGAATGGAACCGGTTGATCACCGATGAAGGCAAGCCGCTTATGAACAAGGCCACCCAGGCGCAGCTCGCCCCGGGATCCACGTTCAAGATCATCATGGCGTTCGCCGGCCTGCAGGAGGGGATCGCGCAGACCTTGAAGATCAACTGTGCCGGCGGTGCCGTCTTCTACGGCCGCTTCTTCAATTGCTGGGTCAAAGCCGAGCATCGCGTCCACGGCGCGGTCGAGATCCAGAAGGCGATCTTCCAGTCGTGCGACGTCTTCTTCTACACCCTCGCGGAAAGGCTGGGCATCGGCAGGATCGCGCAGCACGCCACCGAGCTCGGCTTGGGCAAGAGAACGGGGATCGACCTGCCGCAGGAAGTCTCGGGCGTGATGCCTTCGGAAGAATGGAAGATCAGGAACTTCAAGCAGAAGTGGTACGCAGGAGAAACCATTTCAGTGGGCATCGGCCAGGGCGCGGTCGCGGTCACGCCGGTGCAACTGATGCGCGCCGTCGGCGGCATCGCCATGGGCGGCGAACTGAAGCGCCCCCACGTCGCCAACCCGACCGACCTCCCGCCCGGCTTCAAGCAGATCGGCAGCGACCAGCCGGATACCGTGAAGGTGCAGTTCGATCCGCAGAACTGGGAGACGATCACCGACGCGATGGCGCTGGTCACTCAGCCGGGTGGCACCGCGGCGGCTTCGCACCTGCAGGGCGTCGATTTTGCTGGTAAGACCGGCAGTGCACAAACCATGAGCAACGCGGCGGCGCAGCGGCTCGGCCACAGCCGCTCGGTGAACGACACCGGCTGGTTCGTCGGCTTCGAGCCGCGCCGCAACCCCAACATCATCGTCGTGGTGCTGATGGAAGAAGGCCAGCACGGGTCCCTGGCTGCGCACCTTGCCGCATCGGTCATCAAGGCTTTCGTGGACAAGCAGAACAAGCGGAACGTCAAAATGGCGCGCAACGGCGGCGCCGTCGAAGTCGCCGGCTTCTGGAACCAGCCGACGGACGAAGGCGAGGACGGGTTACAGGCTGCCCGCTTCCCCGTCAAGCTCGGCGGTTCCACGAAAACGGTGAAGTCGGCGCCCGGGCTGGAAGACGCTGCCGGCGCCGTTGCCGATCGCGCCCGCAGATTCCAACTCGACAAGCCGGCGGCCTTCGTGGCGGGAGGCAGACGCTAG
- the rodA gene encoding rod shape-determining protein RodA yields the protein MARFFSVRDFDWVLLVFVLVICALGIMEIYSATYTTKFAGVHVKQVYWVLAGLAVMFLMSLVDYHALLDSVHWFYIAAIVSLVAVLILGKKYLGARRWIQLPGGQHFQPSEWVKLILIVAIAKYFADSKSEEASLADIAKAGAIVALPMLLVLKQPDLGTALTYVPVAIMGLFLGGIRYRHAAVIVLVGAMMLPLVWHYGLKPYQKERLVSFMQPEADPQGSGYQIQQSLIAVGSGGVWGKGATKGSQTQGLFLPVPHTDFIFSAFCEEHGFVGALLLLLLYFVVLMRLVHNAQTAPDRAGAFVVMGVVAVLTFHVLVNIGMVVGFMPVTGIPLPLLSYGGSSVLFTFLALGMVMNIRMRRFVN from the coding sequence ATGGCGCGCTTCTTTTCCGTCCGCGACTTCGACTGGGTGCTGCTGGTCTTCGTGCTCGTCATCTGCGCGCTGGGGATCATGGAGATCTACAGTGCGACCTACACCACCAAGTTCGCAGGGGTGCACGTCAAGCAGGTGTACTGGGTCCTGGCCGGGCTGGCGGTGATGTTCCTGATGAGCCTCGTCGACTACCACGCTCTGCTCGACAGCGTGCATTGGTTCTACATCGCCGCCATCGTATCGCTGGTGGCCGTGCTCATCTTGGGCAAGAAGTACTTGGGCGCGCGGCGCTGGATCCAGTTGCCGGGCGGCCAGCACTTCCAGCCCTCGGAGTGGGTGAAGCTCATCCTGATCGTCGCCATCGCCAAGTACTTCGCCGATTCCAAGAGCGAGGAAGCTTCTCTGGCCGACATCGCGAAGGCCGGGGCGATCGTTGCCCTGCCCATGCTCCTGGTCCTGAAGCAGCCGGACCTGGGCACCGCGCTCACCTACGTGCCCGTGGCCATCATGGGGCTGTTTCTGGGCGGCATTCGCTACCGCCATGCGGCCGTCATCGTGCTGGTCGGGGCAATGATGCTGCCGCTGGTCTGGCATTACGGCCTGAAGCCCTACCAGAAGGAGCGCCTGGTCAGCTTTATGCAACCTGAGGCCGACCCACAAGGCTCTGGGTACCAGATCCAGCAATCCCTGATCGCCGTCGGCTCCGGGGGTGTCTGGGGCAAGGGAGCCACTAAGGGCTCACAAACACAGGGGTTATTCCTCCCCGTGCCGCACACCGACTTTATCTTTTCGGCATTTTGCGAGGAGCACGGATTTGTAGGTGCGTTACTCCTGCTGCTGCTATACTTTGTAGTGCTGATGCGTTTGGTCCACAACGCGCAGACAGCGCCTGACCGCGCTGGCGCGTTCGTGGTCATGGGCGTGGTAGCGGTTTTGACCTTTCATGTCCTGGTGAACATCGGCATGGTGGTCGGTTTCATGCCGGTCACCGGTATTCCGCTGCCGTTACTGAGTTACGGTGGCTCATCGGTTCTGTTCACGTTTCTGGCGCTGGGTATGGTGATGAACATCCGGATGCGCCGTTTCGTGAACTGA